The nucleotide sequence GACGAAGCCGCCTTGGCCCGTGAATGCCTGGAGGAACTGGACGTCGCCGTGACGGTCGCGGGCCGGGTCGGCGAAGATGTGCCGCTGCCGAAGGGCAAGGTGCTGCGGATCTACGCCGCTTCGCTGGTCAGCGCGGGGGACGAGCCGCGAGCAGTGGAGCACAAGGACGTCCGCTGGATCTCCGCGCGAGACCTCGACGACCTCGACTGGCTGCCCGCCGACCGCGTCCTCCTGCCCGCCCTGCACACCCTGCTCGCGAGTCCGTGAAGGCCTCCTTGAGGGACCCTGAGTCCCTCAAGGAGGCCTTCAGGGACCTCTTCAGCCGGCGCCGATGAGCCGCAGCGCGGACTGCAACCGGTGCGCACCCCGTTCCGCCGCCCGGACGGCGCCCGCCTTGCGCACCCGCTCCAGCTCACCGGGGTCGCTCAGCAGCGCCAAAGCGCCTTCCCGGACCGGCCGCAGCTCCTCGATCAGGGCCTCGGCGACGACCTCCTTGACCTGGCCGTAGGAATCGAACCGGTCCGCGAGGACTTCGGGCTTCTCCCCGACACACGCCGCGAGGATGTCGAGCAGGTTCGCCATCCCCGGCCGGGTTTCCGGCGCGTAGGCCGGTTTCGACCCGCCGTCGGTCTTCGCGCGCTTGACCTTCCGCCGGACCTGGTCGGGCTCGTCGAGGACGAAGACCACTCCGGCCTCTTCCTTCGTCGACTTCGACATCTTCCGCGTCGGCTCGGCGAGGTCCATGACCCGCGCGCCGGCAGGCGGCAGCACCGCCTTCGGCATGGTGAACACGTCGCCATAGGTGGAGTTGAACCGCTTCGCCAGCGTCCGCGCCAGCTCCACGTGCTGCCGCTGGTCCTCGCCGACCGGCACCTCGTCCGCGCCCTGCAGCAGGATGTCCGCCGCCATCAGCACCGGATAGGTCAGCAGGGACAGCCGCACCCCGGCCCGCCCCTTCGACTTCTCCTTGAACTGGATCATCCTGGCGGCCTCGCCGTAGTTGCAGGTGCACTCCAGGACCCAGTTGAGGGCGCCCAGCTCGCGGGCGATGTCGGATTGCACGAACACGCGGTCCGGCTCGATCCCGGCCGCGATCAGCACGGCCAGCTGCTCCGACGCCATCGAACGCAGCTTCGCCGGATTGTGCGCGTTCGTCATGGCGTGCAGGTCGGAGACGAAGTACAGGTCGTCCGGCCCGCCCTCGTCCGCCCAGCGCCGGATGGCCCCCAGGTGGTTCCCGACGTGGACGTGGCCGGACGGGGTGATCCCGGACAACCTGATCATCTGCCTTCTTCCTTCCGGATTCGGGCCGCCCCAGGGTCCGGGCACGAAAAAGGCCGCCCGGTGGGGCGGCCTGGTGGTGCGCTCGTCTGGTTCAGCGCAGGACTTCGGGGCCGCCGGAGGGCGGCCACCACTGTGCGTTCTGCGCGCGCATGCCGGTGATCCTACCGCAACCGGGAGAGCAGGCGCGGATCACTCATTACGGGCATGAAGCGTCAACACTTCATATCAGGCGGGGCAGTACATCCGTCATATTGGCGATGCGGGTCTACCTTCGACTCATGTTCGTCGTCCTGTTGACCTATACCGCGCCCATCGAAGAAATCGACTATGTGCTCCCGGACCATGCCGACTGGCTGACCAGACAGTACGAGCACGGTAATTTCCTCGCCTCCGGCAGGCGCAACCCGCGGATCGGCGGCGTGATCATCACCAAGCCCATGGCCAGGGGAAAGCTGGACGCGATCCTCGCGACCGACCCCTTCTCGATCAAGCACATGGCCGCCTACGAGGTGATCGAGTTCTCGCCGACCCGGACCGCGCCGGAACTGCGGGCGATCAACGAGGCGGTGGTGCATTGACGATCTTCTAAGCGGCCTTCGCGATCTTCGTCTTCGCCTTTTTCAGGGCGAGGACGGGGCATTTGCCGCATCTCGACTTCGACCGGCAGCATTTCTTCTTGACCTTGCCGGACTTCATCCATTTGCGCACGAGCTTGTGCGGGTCG is from Amycolatopsis lurida and encodes:
- a CDS encoding (deoxy)nucleoside triphosphate pyrophosphohydrolase; translated protein: MVIVGAAIVRNGQLLAQQRAWPADHAGQWELPGGRVEDGESDEAALARECLEELDVAVTVAGRVGEDVPLPKGKVLRIYAASLVSAGDEPRAVEHKDVRWISARDLDDLDWLPADRVLLPALHTLLASP
- a CDS encoding YciI family protein; the protein is MFVVLLTYTAPIEEIDYVLPDHADWLTRQYEHGNFLASGRRNPRIGGVIITKPMARGKLDAILATDPFSIKHMAAYEVIEFSPTRTAPELRAINEAVVH
- the trpS gene encoding tryptophan--tRNA ligase codes for the protein MIRLSGITPSGHVHVGNHLGAIRRWADEGGPDDLYFVSDLHAMTNAHNPAKLRSMASEQLAVLIAAGIEPDRVFVQSDIARELGALNWVLECTCNYGEAARMIQFKEKSKGRAGVRLSLLTYPVLMAADILLQGADEVPVGEDQRQHVELARTLAKRFNSTYGDVFTMPKAVLPPAGARVMDLAEPTRKMSKSTKEEAGVVFVLDEPDQVRRKVKRAKTDGGSKPAYAPETRPGMANLLDILAACVGEKPEVLADRFDSYGQVKEVVAEALIEELRPVREGALALLSDPGELERVRKAGAVRAAERGAHRLQSALRLIGAG